DNA sequence from the Longimicrobium terrae genome:
CGGTGGCGCTGAACGTACTGCGCCGAGACGATGAGGGCCTCACGCAGGCCGGTTCCGTCTAGAAACGTAGCTTTCATGCGGAAAAGTATAGCGCGCGGTCGGCGCAGGGGCCAGCGGCGCCGCGGGAGGGCGGCCCGGGCCCGTGCGTCCGCGCCCCGGGACGGAGCGCGAAAAGGGCTGGTGCGTACGGGGGTGTCCGGTCCGCAACCTGCCGCCTCGCGTGCGTTCGTGCAAGGACCGCGCACGCGCACCCCTCGCGCGGGAGGGCGGCGCCGCGCTACCATCCATGCGCGAGGCGGGCGCCGCGCATCCACCCCGGACCAGCCATCCCATGCCGAAACACCATCTGGGCGCGCACACGGTCGACAACGGCGGCATTCACATGGCCGCCCTGCGCGCCGGCGCGGCGGGCTTCACCGCGCTGCAGTGCTTTACGGCCATCCCCAAGTTCTACGGCGACAAGAGCACCATCAAGCCGGAACGGGTGGAGCGCTTTGGCCGCGCGCTGGACGAGGCCGGCATTCCCGCCAAGAACGTCGTCGTGCACGCCGCGTACGTGCTGAGCGTGGCCACGGCCGAGCCGGACAAGTGGGAGCGCGCGGCGGCGGGGCTGGCCAAGGAGATGGAGCGGTCCACCACGCTGGGGGTGGGCGCGGTGTGCTTCCATCCCGGATCCGCCACGGACGGTGATCCCAAAAAAGCCGCGGAAAGGGTGGCGAAGGCCATCACCCAGGCGCTACGTTCGGTCGATGGAACCACGCGGCTGCTGGTGGAAAACACCGCCGGCGCGGGCAAGACGGTCGGCCGCACGGCGGAAGAGGTGGCGGATATTCTCCGCCATGTGCCGGACGAACTGCGCGAGCGCACGGGGTACGGGCTGGACACCTGCCACATGTTCGCCAGCGGCTGGGCCATCCACGAATCGGCCAAGCGGCAGAAGGAGATTCTGGATGAGTGGGAGCAGACCACGGGCGAGCGCCCCGGCTTCTTTCACCTGAACGACAGCGAAGGCGCGTTCGCCAGCAACAAGGACCGCCACATGCTGCTGGGCGAGGGGCAGATCGGCGCCGAGCCGTTCCGCTGGCTGCTGGCCGACCCGCGCAGCCGCGGCATTCCGCTCATCCTTGAGACGCCGCAGGAGAACTACGAGATCGCGGACGACGACGCCTCCGCCGATCCGTTCGACCTGCGGATGATGGAGCTGCTGACCTCGCTGGAGGCCCGGCGATGAGCCCCCGCCGATGCGCCGCGGCGGCACTGCTGCTGGCCCTGTCCGCCTGCGCGCCCATGCCCGCGGGAACGGCGGGAGCGGCGCGCGCGGTGCCTGGCGCCGCCTTCCCCACGGACGACGCGCCGTTCAGCGGGCCGGCCGCCATCGAGCACCTGGTGACGATTGTAAACCGCCACCGCGCGACCAAGGGCTGCCCGGCGCTGGAGTGGATGCCGGAAGCGGCGCGCGTGGCGCAGGCGCACAGCGACGACATGGCGCGCCGCAACTACTTCAGCCACATCTCGCCGGAGGGGCGCGCGCCCATGGGCCGGCTGCAGGCCGCCGGCATCCGCTACCGGCGCATGGGCGAGAACATCGCCCAGACCCCCGGCGGGCCCGACGACGCGCTGGGGCTTTGGCTCACCAGTCCGGGGCACCGGGAAATTCTGGAAGACTGCGAGTACACGCACCACGGCATCGGCGAGCGCGACGGCCGGTGGACGCACGTCTTCGTTACGCCCTGGAGCGAGCCGTGAGCGACCTGATCCGCCAGCGCCGGGCAAACCGCTCGCGCTTTCTGGAGATGCTGTACCGCTGCAGCGAGGAGCAGGCGACGGAGTACGTGGACGGGTACGAGATCGCGGACGAGCTGGCCATCGAGCGGGTAGATGCGGAACGCATCGTCCGCTACCTGGAGGATCACGGCTTCGCGGCCAAGACGGGGCGCACAGGAATGGTGGTGCGCATCACGGCCGCGGGCATCGACGAAGTGGAGCGGCGCCTGGCGCCGGAAGACGACGAATGATTCTGACGACGCTGGCGGATTCCGCCGTGTATGAAGTGCTGGGGCCGCGCGTGGCCGCCGGGCTGCGCTGGCTGCGGTCGGTGGACCCCGCCATCGCGGACGGCCGCCACCCGATCGAGGGCGACGACGTGTGGGCGCTGGTGAGCTCGTACGAGACGGGCCCCGCGACCGAAAAGCGCTTTGAGGCGCACCGCGTGTACGTGGACCTGCAGTACGTGGCGGCGGGGACCGAGCGCATTCTGCACGCACCGCTGGAGACGGTGGAAGTGGCCGAGCCGTACGCGGAATCCAACGACATCACCTGGTTTGCGGAGCCGCCGTTTTCCAGCTCGCTGCTGATGCGTACGGGCGACCTGGCCGTCTTTCACCCGGAGGACGCGCACAAGCCCGGGTGCATGGCGGGCGGCAAGCACGCGGTCAAGAAGATCGTGGTAAAGGTGCGGCTGCGGGACCGGTAGATTCAGGACGGCTGATCGACAGCGCCGGCGCGGATCGGCGAATTCCAGGGCGGCCCCCACCCGGGCTCGTACTACTCGCCCACCCTCCCCCAAAAAAGACTGGGGGAGGGTTGTTGGGGCGGATGGGCCGGTGCGGGTCGGAAGATGTAGAGGCGGCGCAGGTTGTCCTGAGCGAATGAATCCGCCGCTCAAAAAGCGGGAAGCCCCGACACGACGCCCACAGGCGCCGTTCGGGGCTTCAACTGCATCGGGGATACACTCGCGAGCCAAAACCGCAGTCCGCGCAGGCGGACTTCGTGTGTTTCGAGGCGCGGTTTCAACCGCCGGACGGAACGCCCGCCGCCCGCGCCGTCCTTTCCCCCGCACCACACCGCCGTGTGCTCCCTCTCCCACATCCGTTCGTGGGAGAGGGTCGTCGTGCGCAGCACGCGGGGTGAGGGCCCCACCGGCCGCCGCGCGAACAGATGGTCAGCGCAGGCGGCCGGCCCGGCGGTCCCCATCCCCGCCGGTCAGAAGTATTCGCGCATGATCTTGCGGCCGTAGTACAGCCCCGCGCCCGTCCCCACCATGCTCCCCACGATGGCGGCAAACATCCCGAACGGCTCCCCGATCATCCAGCCGATCCACCCGCCCACGGCGGTCCCGATCAGCACCAGCAGTCGTTCCATGCGTGGCTCCTTTCGTGTGGATGGCGATCAGCGGTATTCCAGTTCCTGGCGCGTCCACACCTCGCCCGCGCGCGCCACCAGCCGCACCGAGCGCAGGTTGCGCACGTCCGCCAGCGGATCGGCGTCCAGCACCACCACGTCGGCGATCATCCCCGGCCGCAGCGCGCCGATGTCGTCGCGGCGCATGGCTCCGGCCGCCGTCCGCGTGGCCGCCACCAGCACCTCCATGGGCGTCATTCCCGCCTCGGCCATCGCGTCCATCTCGCGGAACACCGAGGCGCCGTGCAGCGTCAGCGGGTTGCCCGCGTCCGTCCCCATGGCGATGGGAATTCCCGCCGCGCGCACCCGCCGCAGGTTCTCGTACATGGTGGTGCGGCGGCGCTCCATCCCGCGGCGGAACGAGGGCGGCAGGTTCAGCGGCGGCAGCGAATCCGTCAGCGCCGCGCGCGCGCGGGTGGACGGGTCCACGCACGCCATGGGCACGCCGGTCGTATCCAGCCGCCGCTCATACAGCTGCACGTATCCGTCCGTCACCGTGAGCGTGGGGACGTAGGTGGCGCCCGCCTCGTGCGCCAGGCGCAGGAACTCGTCGTCCACCGGCAGGTCATCCACGGAGTGGACCAGGAGCTTCGCCCCCGCCCGCAGCGCGTCCTTGGCCTCCCACAGCCCCGTCGCGTGCACGATCATGGGCACGCCCGCCCGACGCGCCTCTTCCGCCACCACGCGGACGCGGGCCTTGAGCGCCACCGTGTCGGGACTGGTGCCTTCTACGAGGTACCACACCTTCATGGCGTCCGTCTCGTATTGCGCCAGCATGCGGGCGCCGGCACGGGTGACGGAGTCGTTGGCCGTGTGGATGAACTGCCGCGACGCGGGCAGGTTGAGCCAGTGGTCCAGCGTGGACAGCAGCGGTCCGGCCGCGGCCACGTGCGGCGCGCTGGTGCTGGCCTCCGCGCGGGCGCGCAGCCCCCACGTCCACGGAAACCCGCCCACGTCGTACGTCCCGGTCACGCCGGAGCACAGGTAGCTGCGGTAGAAGCGTTCGGGGTGCGCCTCGAGCTGGGCGACGGTGCTGTCGTACGGAAAGCGGTCGCGCACGTCCGCCGCGTCGGGGCGCCCATCCGCCCACCCCGTCTGCGAATAGTGCACGTGCGCGTCGATCAGCCCCGGGATGATCCACTTGCCGCGCGCGTCGATGCGCTCCACGTCCGCGCCCGGCGTGCACTCGCCCACGCACTCGATCTTTCCGCCCCGCATGACGACCGTGGCGTTGCGCATGGGCGCGGCGCCGGTGCCGTCGATGACCGTGGCGCCGGTAAAGGCAAAGGCGGGAACCGGCTGGTCGCCCGGCGCGCCGAACGCGGTGCTCACGGCCACCTTCCAGCTTCCGTCCGCCTGCTTCACCAGCACCCGTTCCGACACCCCGCGTGAGCTGCTGCCGCCCTGCGCCACGCGGTAGCGGTACACGCCATACGCCACCCCGGGCGCCACGGGAACGATCTCCACGTGCGAGGCCACGAGCGTATCCGGCCACGAGTCGGGATTTCCCGCGGCCAGGTCCGCGTAGCCGTACTGCACGCCGGCCGGTCCGGTTCGCGCCAGCCGCGGGCTCTGCAGATAGTTGCGCAGGTACGCGGCGCGGTCGCGGCGGTGGATGGCTTCGATGTTGCCCCGGAAGGCGGCCAGTGCCTGCACGCTGTCGCGGGCGCGCGCCGCGGCGGAATACGTCTGGCCGTGCGCGGGAACGGCCGCGGACGCAAGCAGCGCCAGGGCGGCCGCGGAGCGGGCGAGTGTGTTCATCGGAATGGGCGGGATCAGGTTGGCGAGGGGCTGCCGTCAACAGTACCTTGGCGGCCATGCGCGGTCAAACCGGGATCTCGCTTCCGGCTGATTCTGGGTGATGGATGGCGGGCGGACGATCAACTCAACGGGAGAACCAACGTGGCGGAAACAGGGATGACGGCGACGCCGTCGGGGCTGCAGTACCTGGATGAAGAGGTGGGAACCGGCAAGGAGGCCAAGGCCGGCCAGCGCGTTCGCGTGCACTACACGGGCACGCTGATGGACGGCACCAAGTTCGACAGCAGCCGCGACCGCGGCACGCCGTTCGAGTTCGACCTGGGCGCCGGCCGCGTGATCCGCGGCTGGGACGAGGGCGTGGCGGGGATGAAGGAAGGCGGCAAGCGCCGCCTGGTGATTCCGCCGGACCTCGGGTACGGCGCGCACGGCGCCGGCCGGGTGATTCCGCCCAACGCCACGCTGGCGTTCGACGTGGAACTCATCAGCGTGGGCTGATTTCGTTCGTCTCCGGATGATGCGGCGCCGCTGAGACTGGCGGCGGGTTCACGCGGGGAGCGCGGGGGTTCGCGGAGGGAACGGCGGGGATCTGCCGTCTTCCGCGGGCCCCCGCGTCTTTGTGCGCACTGAAATTTAAACTGGTCTAAATCATGCATTCCACCATGTTGCTGATTCGATCTTCTTCCCTGCTCTCCGGAACTTCATGCGCCTCCCGCTTCTCCCGCTCGTTGCCGCGGGCCTGCTCGCCTGTGCCCGCACCCTCGCCGCGCAGGAGTTCGAGCCGGGGGAGATCGAGGACAACAGCTTTCTGCTGGAAGAGGCGTACAACCAGGGAGCCGGCGTGGTGCAGCACGTGTTCACCTTCACCCGTCCGCGGGATGGCGGCGAACGGGAGTTCGCGCTCACGCAGGAGTGGCCGCTGGGCGGGCTGCGGCACCAGATCAGCTACACGGTGCCGTACGTCCGCACGATGGCGGGTGAGGGATTCGGTGACGCGGAGATCGCGTATCGTTATCAACTGATGCAGAGCCGCGTCAGCATCGCGCCGACGCTGGCGGCAACGGTGCCCACGGGACGCGAGCGCGTGGGCGGCGGACGGACGGGGATCGAGGGGCTGGTCCCGCTCAGCCTGCGGGTGACCGGCGCGGTGGCGGCGCACAGCAACGCGGGCGTGCACCTGCTGCGCGGCGCGGACGGCGCGGAATCCACGACGGGCGTAACGCTGGGCCAGAGCGTGATCTGGCTGGCGCACCCGCGCATGAACCTGCTGGTGGAGTCGCTGTGGACGCGCGACGACACGGACGGAGAGATCGAGGAATCGCTCTTCGTATCGCCCGGCGTGCGGGTGCGGTTCGAGGTGGGGGGCGCGCAGGTGGTGCCCGGCCTCGCGATTCCCATCGGCGTGGGCGCGAGCCACGGAGAGCGGCAGATCATGCTCTACTTCAGCGTGGAGCACGCCTTTCAGAAGCAGCGCTGAATCGGAGGAACTGCAACAGCATCTCACGCGGGGGTCGCGGAGGTCGCGGAGGTCGCGGGGAAGAGAAAAGAGGGAGAAAGAAGATGGCCGGCATCCTCTTTCTTCCCTGGCCTTTCTCCCTGTCCTTCTTCTGGAATCCGCGCTGCGGCTGGGGGCCGGCTGCGGTTCCCCCGCGACCTCCGCGACCCCCGCGGCCTCCGCGTGAGGGCAGTTTACATGGCTCGCCGGCTCACGAATCCCGGGAGTACGCCATCATCTCCGCCCACTCCTCGCGCAGCAGCCCGTACAGCATCACATCCCAGAACCGCCCCTTCTGAAACACGTGGTTGCGCAGCAGTCCCTCACGGCGCATCCCCAGCTTCTCCAGCACGTTGGATGACGCCGCGTTGTCCGCGATGCAGTGGGCGTGCAGCCGCGTCAGCCCCTGCTCGCCGAATCCCCAGTCGCGCATGGCCAGCGCCGCCTCCGTCGCAAAGCCCTGCCCCCAGTGGTCGGGATTCAGTTCGTACCCGATCTCCGCGTCGCTGCCGGCCGGGTCGTCGCGCCGCACGCCCACGTTGCCGATCATTTCCCCCGTGGCCGCAAGCTCGATGGCCAGCTGCGTCTTGATGCGCGGCCGGTCTGCCCGCCACGACAGAAAGGCGGCCACCAGCGTCTGCGACTCGCCCGGATCCATCCGCTCGCGATCGTAGTAGCGCAGATACCGCGCATCGTTCTGGTACGCGTGCATCAACTCCCAGTCGTCGCGCTGAAATTCGCGCAGAAGCAGGCGCTCGGTTCGCAGCATCACGGGCGTTCGGCGGATGGAGGAATTCATCCCGCCCATTATGCGCCAGCCGCGTGCATCCGACAACGTCCGTGGCGGAAAGCGGATCGCTCCCGGCCCGCCCCGTGCGGAAGCCGCCTGCTCGCCCCGGCACCGCGCCGGGCCGCTTGCCGACCGACGATCCGCACGGGATGGAATTCACCGAACCACCACACTCGCCCCTGCGCCGGCTGCGGCGCGCGGCGGGGCTGCTCACGCTCTGGCGCCCGCGCGACGCCCATCCGCCGGACGCGGACGAGCTGCGGCAGGCGACGGCTTTCTACCCGCTGGTCGGGCTGGTCATCGGCCTCCTTCCCGCGGCGGCGCTCCTGCTTCCCCTTCCCGCCGACGCGCGCGCCGTGCTGGCGCTGGCGGCATGGCTGCTGGTGACGGGCGCGGACACGCTGGGCGGATGGGCCCGCGCCTGCGACGCCGCCTTCGCCCCGGCCGTATCCACGGACGACGACACGCGGCGGCGGCGCACGGAAGCGCTGGGCGCCTCGCGGCTGGGCGTGATGGGCGGAACCGCGCTGGGGCTGCTGCTGCTGGCCAAGGTGGCGGCGCTGGCGCACGCCCCGCCGGTGGCGCCCATGGTTGCGGCCGCGCTGGGCCGGTGGGCCATGGTGCACGCGCTGCGCACCTACGCCGCCGCCCCGCCGCATGACGCGCGCATCCCCGCGGCGGGCGGGGTGCCGCTCTGGTCCGCCACCTGGGTGGCCGTCGCCGTGCTTTCGCTGCTCACCATCGCCTCGCCGGACCCGGTGTGGACGGCGTACGCCATCACCGCCGGCGCGGTGCTGGCGCTGGCGGCAACCGCGTTTCTGGTGGACCGGTTCGCGGGGGTCAACGGACCCGTCTGCGGGGCCGCGTGCGAGGCGGCGGAACTGGCCGTGCTGTGGATGTTCGTCCCCTGGGGATGACCGTTCGCGCACGCGTCGCTTGACCGGCCCCGGTGCCCGGCCTATTCTCCCGGCGTTCCGAACCGGCTGAACCGCGCGGAGAAACCATGGCCAACGTCCCGCAGGACCTGCGATACACCCGTGAGCACGAGTACCTCCGCCCCGTCGAGGGGCAGGATGGCGTGTTTGCGGTCGGCATTACCGAATACGCCCAGGACCAGCTGGGCGACATTGTCTTCGTGGAGCTGCCCAAGGCGGGCTCATCCTACGACGCCATGGCGCCCTTCGGCACCATCGAGGCGGTCAAGGCGGTTTCCGAGCTGTTCATGCCGCTTCAGGGCGAGGTCGTGGAGAGCAACGGCGCGCTCGACGGCAACCCGGCGCTGGTGAACAGCGATCCGTATGGCGAGGGGTGGATGATCAAGATCCGCCTTGCCGACCCGTCCGCGGTCGACGGCCTGCTGGACGCCGCCGCCTACAGCGCCCTCATCGGCTGACGACGAACGGGAAGTGCGGAGCGGAATCCATCCCCCTCCGCACTTTCGTACTCTCGTACCTTCGTACTTTCGCACTGCTTTTCTCGCCGGAGGCGATTTTCATGGCCCGTCTGCTCTACCACGGACACTCGTGCTTCACACTGGAAGCACCGGACGGGACGCGGATCATGATCGATCCCTTCCTGGACGACAATCCGCTTTCCGACATCAAGAGCAAGGATGTGGAGAAGCTGGACTACATCCTCGTTTCGCACGGCCATTCCGACCACTTCGCCGACTGCGTGAAGCTGGCGAAGAAGCACGACGCCACCGTGATCTCCACCTTTGAACTGGTGAGCTTCTGCCAGCAGGAAGAGGGAGTCAAGAAGGGTCACGGAATGAACATCGGCGGCGCGTACGTGTTCCCCTTCGGCCGGGTGAAGCTTACGCCCGCGCTGCACACGGGAAGCATCGACGGCGACAAGAACGGCGCGTACACCACCGACTGCTGCGGCTTTCTGATCAGCCTGGACGGCGGGCCCACGGTGTACCACGCCGGCGACACGGCGCTCATCATGGATCTGCAGCTGCTGCAGGGGCGCGTGGACGTGGCGCTGCTCCCCATCGGCGACAACTTCACCATGGGGCCGGAGGATGCGGCCCGCGCGGTGGAGATGATTCAGCCGGAAGTGGTCATCCCCATGCACTACAACACGTTCGAGCTCATCAACCAGAACCCGGAAGCGTTCCGGGAGATGGTGGGCGACACCGCGCGCGTGGAAATCATGCAGCCCGGCGGCTCCTACGAACTCTGATCCACCGTCGTTCCGTGGATGAAAAGCGCCCTTCCCGGCAACCGGGGAGGGCGCTTTCTCGTTCGGTGGATGACGCAAAGCGGTGCGTTGCGCATCCGGATAGACGGATGCGCGGCGACAGGCCGGGACGACAAGAAACAATGCCGCGCGTCCGCGGCTTCGTTGAGCGGATGAATCCGCCGCTCCAACGGCGCAAAGCCCCGACACGGCGCGCTGCGCGCGACGTTCGGGGCTTCACCCGCGTTGAGACCTGGGAGTCAGACCGCGCTTGCGGCCACCAGAGCGGGCAGTCGGCCGACGCGCCCCGGACCCGCCTCCGCGCCGAACGGCTCCCCCTCCCCCGCTTGCGGGGCGAGGGGCTGGGGGGAGGGCGGAGCCCGCCGCCGCGCCGGGCTTCGCTGGGCGCACGATCCGGTCCCACGCCCGGCCAACCGACTGGACAAACCTTCTTCATACCCGCGCTTCTTTTCGGCCTTCCCAATCTCCACCCATCCCCCAAAGGCCTGCAGACCATCCGTTTGCGCACCGGAAACCGGGTCCGCCTCTTGCCTGACCGGCGCCCCGGCCCGACGTGTTCGCCGATGTCATGGCGAACGCGCCCGGCCGGTCTGAATGTCCTCCGCCGGGGCGGCGGAAGGACGAGTACGGGATTACCCAGGGATGTGGAGGCGTGGAATGAAAGCATGGTGGATCCTCGCGGCGGCTGCTCTGCCGCTCGCGGCGTGCGACGGCGTGTTCGACAGCGACGACGACGACAACAACAACGCGGGCGCGGTGTTCACGATGAACAACGCGGCCAGCGCCAACTACGTGATCGTGTTTCAGCGCTTTGACGACGGCACCCTGGCGCGCGTGGACTCGGTGGCCACCGGCGGGCGCGGCAGCGGCCCGCACCCGGTGTTCGGCGCCGACCCGCTGGAATCGCAGGACGCGGTAATTCTGTCCAGTGACAACCGCCTGCTCTTTGTGACCAACGCCGGCAGCAACGAAGTCACCTCGTTCCGCGTCTCCAGCTCCGGCGCGCTCACCCGCGTGAGCACGGTGAGCTCCGGCGGCGTCATGCCCGTGAGCCTGGCCCACAACGGCGACGTGCTGTACGTGGTGAACGCCATGAACGGCGGCAACATCAGCGGCTTCCGCGTGGGCACCGACGGCACGCTCACCGCGCTGTCCGGCAGCACCCGCCCGCTCAGCGGCGCGGCGATGACCGGGCCCGGCTCCATCCGCATCACCCCCAACGGCCAGGCCATCATTGTCACCGAAAAGATGACCAACAACCTGGTGCTGTACGGGCTCAACAACGGCGTCACCGCGACCGGCCCCACCGTCATTCCGTCGCCCGGGCCCACGCCGTTCGGCGCGGACTTCGATGCGTCGGGGCGCTACATTCTGTCCATCGGCAACATCGGCCCCAACCGGGCCGCGGTCATGGACGGCAGCTCGGTGGCGTCGCTGGTGTTCAGCGGCAACGGCGTGACGCCGGTGGCCGCCGCGGTGCCGACGACTGAAACGGCCGCCTGCTGGATCCAGACGACCCCCGACGGCCGCTACGCCTACACCACCAACACGGGCAGCGGAACCATCACGGGCTTCAGCATCGGCAGCAACGGCGCGCTCACCCGCATGCGCAGCGACGGCGTGAGCGGCTCCACGGGCGCCATGAGCATGCCGCTGGACATGGCGTACGCGGACGGGTACCTGTACGCCCTCACCGCCGGCGACCGCGGCATTCACGTGTTCCGCGTGGGGAGCGACGGCTCGCTCACGCCGCAGAACAACCTCACGGGTGCGTTCCCCGTCAGCGTGACCGGCCTCGCGGCCTTCTGACGCACGCCGCCTGACGGAAAACGGACGGGCTGCTCCCATCGGAGCAGCCCGTCCGCGCATTCCGGCCCGTCGTTACATTCGATACGTAACATCCTTAGCCGCCATCGGATGGCAATCCCCCGCCCCGCCATCATCCGCCCCGCCCTCCCCACCGCCCTCCCCACCGCCCTCCCCACCGCCCTCCCCACCGTCGTCCCGCTGCCGAGCCCGGCGATCTGCCATCCCGATGAGCGCACCGCGGCAAGCCGTGAATCGATCCTCATCATTCCTCCCATCGGTCGATGATTGACGCAGCGAGCCACGAACGACGCTGTTCCCTGCGGATGGCGGGCGAAAAAGACGCGTGGCAGCCCGGGATGATTTCCCTCTGCTGCTCCGCTGCTCTGCGTGATCCGCCGTTTTCCTCGCCCGGGATGGCGAGCGGCGGTGCAAACGGGCGGAAAGCGTCCGTATCGCCTTGACGCCCGCCCCCCCGGCGGCCTACCATCCACCCACATGCAGACCAACCCCGAGCCCCGCCCCGCTTGGCGGCTGCTGAACACCGCGCCGGCCCCGGGGGCGTGGAACATGGCCGTGGATGAAGCGCTGGCCGACGCCGTGCGCGCGGGCGGCCCGCCCACCCTGCGGCTGTACCGGTGGAACCCGGCCTGCCTGTCGCTGGGCCGCAACCAGCCCGGCGACGGCTACGACCGCGACCAGATCCGCCGCCGCGGGCTGGACGTCGTGCGCAGGCCCACGGGGGGACGCGCCGTTCTGCACGCCCGCGAACTCACCTATTCCGTCGCCGTGCGCGACAACGTGCTGGGCTCGCCGCGGCACGCGTACGCCGCCGTAAACCGCGCCCTGGTGGCCGGCCTGCGCGCGCTGGGCGTGGACGCGCACCTGCAGCCCGCGGGCGGTGGGCGCGCCCCGCTTCCCTCGCTGGCGCCGTGCTTTGAGCAGCCGGTGGAGGGGGAGGTGGTGGCGGGCGGCCGCAAGCTGGTGGGGAGCGCGCAGCGGCGGGAGCGCGGCGTCATTCTGCAGCACGGCTCGCTGATCCTGCACGACGACCAGGCGCTGCTGGCGGAGCTGATGCACCCCGGCGCCGCCCTCCCCGCCGCCTCGCCTCCGGCCGCGCTGGCCGAGCTGATGGGCACCGTTCCGGACTGGCGGGACCTCTCCAACGCCATCGCCGGTGGATGGCGCGAATCGGTCGGCGGCGAGCTCGTGGAGGACACGCTCTCCGCCGAGGACGAGGAGCGCGCGGCGGGCCACCGGGCGCGCTACGAGGACCCGGCATGGACTTGGCATCGTTGACCCGTTTCGCGGCCCCGAGCCGCGCGATCCAACACCGACGATCACGGGGAATGGGATGAACGCCAGACACGCCAGGACCGCGCTGGCCGCGCTGCTCGCCGCGGCCCTCACCGCCTGCGGCGGAGGAGACCGGGGCGGCGACGCGGGCGGAGCCGGCAAGGACGACGGAACCCCGCAGCGGGGCGGCACCGGCGTCGTGGCCGTGCTCACCGACTTTCAGGCGTTCAACCCCGTCACCAACACGGCGCTGACGACGGACGACGTCATCAAGCACATGCTGTTCACGCCCATCATCCAGTATGATGAGAAGCTGAACCCCAAGCCGTGGCTGGCCGAGCGCTGGGAGCTTTCCGACACCGCCGTCGTCTTTTTTCTGCGCAAGGACGTGAAGTGGCACGACGGCCAGCCGGTGACGGCCGAGGACGTCAAGTTCACCTTTGACCTGGCCAAGGACTCGGCCACCGCGTCGCTGATCGGCTCGGCGTACGTCAACATGATCAAGTCCGCCACCGTGGTGGACCCGTACACCATCCGCTTCGGCTTCGTGGCCCCGCACGCGCAGGCGCTGGACGCCTTCTGGTGGCCGCCGCTGCCCAGGCACCTGCTGGCCAACGTGGCGCCAGGGCAGCTTTCCACCGCGCCGTTCAACCGCAACCCGGTGGGCAGCGGGCCCTTCAAGTTCGCGGACTGGAAGCCCACGCAGTCGGTGACCTTCGAGGCCAACCCGGACTTTCCCGAGGCGCTGGGCGGCCGCCCCAACCTGGACCGCGTGGTGTTCCGCATCGTCCCCGAGGCCACCACCATGGTCACGGAGCTGGTGAACGGCACGGCCGACATGATCGGCTACACCCTGCTGCCGGACCAGGCCAAGTCCATCGACGGCCAGCGCGGGCTGGAGCTGCGCCACTACCCGTCGCGCGAGTTCACCTTCTTTGCGTGGAACAACACCCGGCCGCTCTTTGCCGACGCCCGCGTGCGCCGCGCGCTCACCATGGGCATCGACCGGCAGCAGATCATCACCGGGCTGCTGCAGGGCTACGGGCAGCCGGCAACGGGGATGATCCCGGCGTGGAGCCCCATGTACACGCAGATGCAGCCGCTGCCGTACGACGCCAACGCGGCCAAGCAGCTTCTGCAGCAGGCGGGGTGGACGGACACCAACCGCGACGGCGTTCTGGACAAGGGCGGGCAGCCGCTGCGCTTTTCGCTCACCATCAACTCCGCCAACCGCTCGCACGGCGACATCGCGCAGGTGGTGCAGCGGCAGCTCAAGCAGATCGGCGTGGACCT
Encoded proteins:
- a CDS encoding deoxyribonuclease IV; the encoded protein is MPKHHLGAHTVDNGGIHMAALRAGAAGFTALQCFTAIPKFYGDKSTIKPERVERFGRALDEAGIPAKNVVVHAAYVLSVATAEPDKWERAAAGLAKEMERSTTLGVGAVCFHPGSATDGDPKKAAERVAKAITQALRSVDGTTRLLVENTAGAGKTVGRTAEEVADILRHVPDELRERTGYGLDTCHMFASGWAIHESAKRQKEILDEWEQTTGERPGFFHLNDSEGAFASNKDRHMLLGEGQIGAEPFRWLLADPRSRGIPLILETPQENYEIADDDASADPFDLRMMELLTSLEARR
- a CDS encoding CAP domain-containing protein, which encodes MSPRRCAAAALLLALSACAPMPAGTAGAARAVPGAAFPTDDAPFSGPAAIEHLVTIVNRHRATKGCPALEWMPEAARVAQAHSDDMARRNYFSHISPEGRAPMGRLQAAGIRYRRMGENIAQTPGGPDDALGLWLTSPGHREILEDCEYTHHGIGERDGRWTHVFVTPWSEP
- a CDS encoding YhcH/YjgK/YiaL family protein, yielding MILTTLADSAVYEVLGPRVAAGLRWLRSVDPAIADGRHPIEGDDVWALVSSYETGPATEKRFEAHRVYVDLQYVAAGTERILHAPLETVEVAEPYAESNDITWFAEPPFSSSLLMRTGDLAVFHPEDAHKPGCMAGGKHAVKKIVVKVRLRDR
- a CDS encoding amidohydrolase family protein — translated: MNTLARSAAALALLASAAVPAHGQTYSAAARARDSVQALAAFRGNIEAIHRRDRAAYLRNYLQSPRLARTGPAGVQYGYADLAAGNPDSWPDTLVASHVEIVPVAPGVAYGVYRYRVAQGGSSSRGVSERVLVKQADGSWKVAVSTAFGAPGDQPVPAFAFTGATVIDGTGAAPMRNATVVMRGGKIECVGECTPGADVERIDARGKWIIPGLIDAHVHYSQTGWADGRPDAADVRDRFPYDSTVAQLEAHPERFYRSYLCSGVTGTYDVGGFPWTWGLRARAEASTSAPHVAAAGPLLSTLDHWLNLPASRQFIHTANDSVTRAGARMLAQYETDAMKVWYLVEGTSPDTVALKARVRVVAEEARRAGVPMIVHATGLWEAKDALRAGAKLLVHSVDDLPVDDEFLRLAHEAGATYVPTLTVTDGYVQLYERRLDTTGVPMACVDPSTRARAALTDSLPPLNLPPSFRRGMERRRTTMYENLRRVRAAGIPIAMGTDAGNPLTLHGASVFREMDAMAEAGMTPMEVLVAATRTAAGAMRRDDIGALRPGMIADVVVLDADPLADVRNLRSVRLVARAGEVWTRQELEYR
- a CDS encoding GNAT family N-acetyltransferase, with product MLRTERLLLREFQRDDWELMHAYQNDARYLRYYDRERMDPGESQTLVAAFLSWRADRPRIKTQLAIELAATGEMIGNVGVRRDDPAGSDAEIGYELNPDHWGQGFATEAALAMRDWGFGEQGLTRLHAHCIADNAASSNVLEKLGMRREGLLRNHVFQKGRFWDVMLYGLLREEWAEMMAYSRDS
- a CDS encoding adenosylcobinamide-GDP ribazoletransferase, which gives rise to MEFTEPPHSPLRRLRRAAGLLTLWRPRDAHPPDADELRQATAFYPLVGLVIGLLPAAALLLPLPADARAVLALAAWLLVTGADTLGGWARACDAAFAPAVSTDDDTRRRRTEALGASRLGVMGGTALGLLLLAKVAALAHAPPVAPMVAAALGRWAMVHALRTYAAAPPHDARIPAAGGVPLWSATWVAVAVLSLLTIASPDPVWTAYAITAGAVLALAATAFLVDRFAGVNGPVCGAACEAAELAVLWMFVPWG
- the gcvH gene encoding glycine cleavage system protein GcvH; this translates as MANVPQDLRYTREHEYLRPVEGQDGVFAVGITEYAQDQLGDIVFVELPKAGSSYDAMAPFGTIEAVKAVSELFMPLQGEVVESNGALDGNPALVNSDPYGEGWMIKIRLADPSAVDGLLDAAAYSALIG